The window CCCAGGCTCCCGGTCCGCCAAAGACGTCCTCGCGCTCTTTGCGCTCAAAGACGCGCCGCGAAAAGACCGGGTCGGTGATGGCGTGTTCGTAGGGGCATGTGCGGCACTCGAGGCGGTTTGTGCGGTTGAGCGTCAGGGAGACGGTCAGGATGTTTGCGCAGTGCGGACAGACTGCGTCGCAAAAGATTTTTGGTCAGATGGGAGAAACAAAACGACGTGTTCGGGTGTGTGGAATCATGTGCTTACAGAGAAgcatggctgtggctgtgaCTGTATTGTGTATGctatatttaaaataccCTATGCCTGGGGCAAGGCGTAGATGGACAAGATAGATTTAATGCAGAAGATGCTATGGCTCTTTGCGCGCTTGCTTTCTAGATTTGTCTGCAGATTCTTTCCGGGAGTGATTTGTTGCGGCTTtgaaataaagaagaaaaaaaatgaagtcGTCCAAACTCGGCGGCAtcgaaaagccaaaaaaacGACAAGCCAGACAAATGCCATGGTGGGGTCCGTTCTTACGTAGCGGCACTTCCATCCGTCTTGAGTCAGCAAGCACCAGACCCTTTGCCTTTGTAGACGTCCCCCGTAAACTGGCTGCTGAGCGCTAAAAGTGACCCCGCTAAGCTTTCAGTTCCCCATTCCTCGCCCCCTGGTGTCTTC is drawn from Trichoderma atroviride chromosome 7, complete sequence and contains these coding sequences:
- a CDS encoding uncharacterized protein (BUSCO:EOG092D4MUW), with product MLLFCPHCANILTVSLTLNRTNRLECRTCPYEHAITDPVFSRRVFERKEREDVFGGPGAWDNAQKSKAQCPNEGCTGEEAAFFQVQIRSADEPMTSFFKCMTCGHRWREN